A single Spirochaetaceae bacterium DNA region contains:
- a CDS encoding class I SAM-dependent methyltransferase codes for MEHLTTANILLVTHLDKSSGSGHIQRTLQLLTNFAGTAKLYDPNNLALKLAEQLSLPLSEADLCRNAAEQSWQLIVLDNFKTGLDEANFFLQLGRVVALDEGGEARAIFPYLIDLLPSLKEMGLPNEHNPGYLNLPAHKGQHTFPPQKILVSFGGCDEEQLTEYFGQLLDSYNLKNIKWSVIKGPLFGKRPFAWAGVPILKVTNLKEILGDYDLVITHFGLTAYEALSSGAKVVLFNPSAYHDKLAHEAGFACLGVKEISKDKQKEFYNFLQGKNEQLFTSRVKLGQPASLTDRLNQLYGATNGCPSCSDKKERFGQIIYRSAAKSYAKCPSCGLVYQELYLKDTTIYDENYFFNEYKQQYGRTYLEDFDNIKAMAKIRLKYLNKKAAGNKLLDIGCAYGAFLQAANEHNFDAVGLDASGAAINYIVNNLQLTAKHGRVPKQNPYQDDKFDVITLWYVIEHLQDFNQSLKQIAAMLNKGGLLAFATPKGNGLSAKINAAKFYAQSPNDHYFIFNSKQVSRLLKDYGFKVYAKRTTGVHPERKYLGLNKNGLLYKWLKWLYTKQGKGDTFEVYAYKIN; via the coding sequence ATGGAGCACTTAACTACAGCTAATATTTTGTTAGTTACCCACCTAGATAAAAGCAGCGGCAGCGGGCATATCCAGCGCACTTTGCAGCTGCTGACTAACTTTGCCGGCACGGCTAAACTATACGACCCTAATAACCTAGCCTTAAAACTGGCCGAGCAGCTTAGCTTACCGCTTAGCGAAGCCGATTTATGCCGCAACGCCGCCGAGCAAAGCTGGCAGCTTATTGTGCTGGATAATTTTAAAACCGGTTTAGATGAAGCTAATTTTTTTTTACAGCTGGGACGGGTGGTAGCTTTAGACGAAGGCGGCGAAGCCCGTGCTATCTTTCCTTATTTAATAGATTTACTGCCCAGCTTAAAAGAGATGGGTTTACCTAACGAGCATAATCCGGGTTACCTTAACCTGCCGGCTCATAAAGGCCAGCATACTTTTCCGCCGCAAAAAATTTTAGTAAGTTTTGGCGGCTGCGATGAAGAGCAACTTACCGAATATTTTGGCCAGTTACTCGATAGTTATAATTTAAAAAATATTAAATGGTCTGTCATTAAGGGGCCTTTATTTGGTAAACGCCCCTTTGCTTGGGCCGGCGTGCCTATTTTAAAGGTAACTAACCTTAAAGAAATTTTAGGCGATTACGATTTAGTGATTACCCACTTTGGCTTAACTGCTTACGAGGCTTTAAGCAGCGGCGCTAAAGTTGTGCTTTTTAACCCTAGCGCTTATCACGATAAATTAGCCCACGAGGCCGGCTTTGCTTGTTTAGGGGTAAAAGAAATTAGTAAAGATAAACAAAAAGAGTTTTATAATTTTTTACAAGGAAAAAACGAACAGCTTTTTACCAGCCGTGTTAAACTCGGCCAGCCGGCCAGCTTAACCGACCGCCTTAACCAACTGTATGGGGCAACCAACGGCTGCCCCTCTTGCAGCGATAAAAAAGAACGTTTTGGACAGATAATTTACCGCTCGGCCGCTAAAAGTTATGCCAAATGCCCCAGCTGCGGTTTAGTATACCAAGAGCTTTATTTAAAAGACACCACCATCTACGATGAAAATTATTTTTTTAACGAATACAAGCAGCAATACGGCCGCACTTACCTCGAAGATTTTGACAATATTAAGGCTATGGCTAAAATTAGGCTAAAATATCTTAACAAAAAAGCAGCCGGGAATAAGCTGCTGGATATTGGCTGTGCCTACGGGGCTTTTTTACAAGCCGCTAACGAACACAACTTTGACGCCGTAGGGCTAGATGCCAGCGGGGCAGCCATTAACTACATTGTTAATAACTTGCAGCTAACGGCCAAACATGGCCGTGTACCTAAGCAAAACCCTTACCAAGATGATAAATTTGATGTGATAACTTTATGGTATGTTATAGAGCATTTACAAGATTTTAACCAATCGTTAAAACAAATAGCGGCTATGCTTAATAAAGGCGGTTTGCTTGCTTTTGCCACCCCTAAAGGTAACGGCCTATCGGCTAAAATTAATGCTGCTAAATTTTATGCTCAAAGCCCTAACGACCATTATTTTATTTTTAACAGCAAGCAGGTAAGCCGGCTGCTAAAAGATTATGGCTTTAAAGTTTATGCTAAACGTACCACAGGCGTACACCCGGAGCGTAAGTATCTGGGCCTTAACAAAAACGGCCTGCTTTATAAGTGGCTAAAGTGGCTTTATACCAAACAAGGCAAAGGCGACACCTTTGAGGTTTACGCCTATAAAATTAATTAA
- the prdC gene encoding proline reductase-associated electron transfer protein PrdC — MALSYRLMLSQSIGAPAVPLNGLTVGSVVKRGTLLAVPEGLGVPLHASVSGVIAAITADYIDITADEKQDTAFEPISKSDDIAEMVKSAGLCGMGGAGFPTYVKLQSNLNGGVVIINAVECEPLLKHNIKQLTEQPEKVYRGLLLAMQATKAGRGILAVKSKNSEAIKAFRAVLRSGDNITIKELPDMYPMGDERAVIREALDNLLAVDQLPAAAGAVVLNLETVCRITEAVDERKPVISKNLTVAGKLGKGREPYVFMDVPIGTPFSALIAERGGIIEPYGEIINGGPFTGVSATPDTVVTKTTGGILVPMEILQEKRPLGLLVCACSAGLPRLQDIAQKMGAKVVSTRACKQAKDVKGVLKCENPGNCPGQAEKILAMKKEGIEALLISTCSDCSNTVMGVAPKLKLGVHHITDHVMRTAGLPLIRRLPIE; from the coding sequence ATGGCATTAAGTTACCGGTTAATGCTTAGTCAAAGCATTGGTGCGCCGGCGGTACCCCTTAATGGGCTAACTGTAGGAAGCGTTGTTAAAAGAGGAACATTGTTAGCCGTTCCGGAAGGGCTAGGTGTGCCGCTGCATGCCAGTGTGAGCGGAGTGATAGCGGCCATTACGGCCGATTATATCGATATTACCGCCGATGAGAAGCAAGATACAGCTTTTGAGCCTATCTCCAAATCTGACGACATCGCCGAGATGGTAAAATCGGCCGGTTTGTGCGGTATGGGCGGAGCCGGCTTTCCCACTTATGTTAAGCTGCAAAGTAATCTTAACGGCGGTGTGGTTATTATTAATGCCGTAGAGTGCGAGCCTTTGCTTAAGCATAATATTAAACAGCTTACCGAGCAGCCCGAAAAGGTTTACCGAGGGCTTTTGCTGGCTATGCAAGCTACCAAAGCCGGGCGCGGGATATTAGCCGTAAAGAGTAAAAACAGCGAAGCTATTAAAGCTTTTCGCGCCGTTTTACGCAGCGGCGATAATATTACCATCAAAGAGCTGCCCGATATGTACCCGATGGGTGATGAACGGGCCGTTATCCGTGAGGCGCTTGATAACCTTTTGGCCGTTGACCAATTACCTGCCGCCGCCGGAGCTGTGGTGCTTAACCTAGAAACGGTGTGCCGCATAACGGAGGCGGTAGATGAACGCAAGCCGGTTATCTCTAAAAATCTTACGGTGGCCGGTAAGCTTGGGAAAGGACGTGAGCCGTATGTTTTTATGGACGTACCTATCGGCACACCGTTTTCGGCCCTTATCGCCGAGCGGGGCGGGATTATCGAGCCTTACGGTGAAATTATTAACGGCGGCCCCTTTACCGGTGTAAGCGCCACGCCCGATACGGTGGTAACTAAAACTACCGGCGGTATTCTTGTGCCTATGGAAATATTGCAAGAAAAACGCCCCTTAGGGTTGCTTGTTTGTGCGTGCAGCGCCGGGTTACCCCGTTTGCAAGATATAGCCCAAAAGATGGGGGCAAAGGTGGTAAGCACGCGTGCTTGTAAACAAGCCAAAGATGTTAAAGGGGTGCTTAAATGCGAAAATCCCGGCAACTGCCCGGGCCAAGCCGAAAAGATTTTGGCTATGAAAAAAGAAGGCATAGAGGCGCTTTTAATAAGTACTTGCAGCGATTGCAGCAATACAGTGATGGGGGTGGCCCCTAAACTTAAGCTGGGTGTGCACCATATAACAGACCACGTTATGCGCACCGCCGGGCTGCCGCTAATCCGCCGCTTGCCCATAGAGTAA
- a CDS encoding sulfite exporter TauE/SafE family protein, whose protein sequence is MALTILLVLLGVFGGVFAFIFFKDFFANKKNLGSGSYVKSGALGFVTNFFDALGIGSFAPTTAGLKLMKQTEDRLIPGTLNVACTLPVVFMAFVFIRAVEVDPVTLITMIASATLGAFLGAGVVAKMPAQTIRLIIGIALAFAAFLMLAGLMGWMPGGGLTTGLTGWRLVVGILGNFVLGALMTAGVGLYAPCMALVYLLGMSPAVAFPIMMGSCAFLMPVASMRFVKAGTYARIPAIAITLAGIVGAFIAASFVSGLPLNPLRWLVIGVLIYTSVTLIVTFLRARKNA, encoded by the coding sequence ATGGCTTTAACAATTCTTTTAGTTTTATTGGGTGTCTTTGGAGGTGTATTTGCTTTCATATTCTTTAAAGACTTTTTTGCTAATAAAAAAAATCTTGGCAGCGGTTCTTATGTAAAAAGCGGGGCTCTTGGCTTTGTTACCAACTTTTTTGACGCATTAGGTATTGGCAGCTTTGCCCCTACTACAGCCGGTCTTAAGTTAATGAAGCAAACCGAAGACCGCTTAATACCCGGTACGTTAAATGTAGCTTGTACCCTGCCCGTTGTTTTTATGGCCTTTGTTTTTATAAGGGCTGTCGAAGTAGACCCTGTAACTCTTATTACGATGATAGCTTCGGCTACTTTAGGCGCTTTTTTAGGAGCCGGTGTAGTAGCTAAAATGCCTGCCCAAACTATTAGGCTAATTATAGGTATTGCCTTAGCTTTTGCCGCTTTCTTAATGTTAGCCGGTTTAATGGGTTGGATGCCGGGCGGTGGTTTAACCACCGGTTTAACCGGTTGGCGGCTGGTAGTGGGTATACTTGGTAACTTTGTCTTAGGAGCTTTAATGACTGCCGGTGTAGGTTTATATGCCCCTTGTATGGCTTTGGTTTATTTACTTGGTATGTCGCCTGCCGTAGCTTTCCCTATTATGATGGGTTCTTGCGCTTTTTTAATGCCTGTAGCTAGTATGAGGTTTGTTAAAGCCGGTACCTATGCCCGTATCCCTGCTATAGCTATTACCTTAGCTGGTATTGTAGGCGCCTTTATAGCGGCTAGCTTTGTATCTGGTTTACCATTAAATCCTCTGCGTTGGTTGGTTATTGGTGTGCTTATTTATACCTCTGTAACTCTTATTGTAACTTTTTTAAGAGCACGCAAAAATGCTTAA
- a CDS encoding spiro-SPASM protein produces MKLLAIIDESLLSNHINSYIGLFEKVKGQVHKKAAKLADTLIITKDDKGVMLNEAFFYMLYEKAKNYDAILYLFGDEPYIDMELTKLMLLKHEQYYADYSFAEGYPGGLLPQIISVACLPRLAALAKEPIAASRNFIFELIKRDINNFDIETEISPLDLRLERIELNFSTKNNATISKNIMAQSKSESAVDIMATIHNHKEFLWAYPNYYNFQITCETGQNISYQPQTGFKDSRFMAISSFADSLKKISHFSEEAVIGLSYLGEASLHPQFSLFIDEVAKYEKFHLHIETSGASWHKVDYQTLLAFPRERLSLIICLDTLDEGLYRQLRGEGFNEAMAFTAQALADFKEQVYIQTMRIKLLEEQLEKFYRHFNGQEARVLIQKYNSYCKALPEDLNLDIAPLERNVCWALKRELTIRCNGQVYLCSQDIKDSALLGNLFKQKPEDIWAAAESYRLAQLKFNYLPLCKKCDEYYIFNF; encoded by the coding sequence ATGAAGTTATTGGCCATTATCGATGAATCTTTACTTTCTAACCATATAAATAGCTACATCGGCCTTTTTGAAAAGGTAAAGGGGCAGGTACATAAAAAAGCCGCTAAGCTGGCCGACACCTTAATAATTACTAAAGACGACAAAGGTGTAATGCTCAATGAAGCTTTTTTTTATATGCTTTACGAAAAAGCTAAAAACTACGATGCCATTCTTTACCTTTTTGGTGATGAGCCTTATATCGATATGGAACTTACCAAATTAATGTTATTAAAACACGAGCAATATTATGCCGATTATAGTTTTGCCGAAGGTTATCCCGGCGGCCTTTTACCGCAAATAATTAGCGTCGCCTGCCTGCCGCGCCTAGCAGCCTTAGCTAAAGAGCCGATAGCGGCCAGCCGCAACTTTATTTTTGAGCTCATTAAGCGCGATATTAATAATTTTGATATAGAAACCGAAATTAGCCCGCTCGATTTACGGCTGGAACGTATCGAGCTTAATTTTTCTACCAAAAATAATGCCACTATCAGTAAAAATATTATGGCCCAATCTAAAAGCGAAAGCGCCGTGGATATAATGGCGACTATCCATAATCATAAAGAATTTTTATGGGCTTATCCTAATTATTACAACTTTCAGATAACCTGCGAAACGGGGCAAAATATTAGCTACCAACCGCAAACCGGCTTTAAAGACAGCCGTTTTATGGCAATAAGCAGCTTTGCCGACAGCCTTAAAAAAATTAGTCATTTTTCGGAAGAAGCCGTCATCGGTTTGTCTTATTTAGGCGAAGCCAGCTTGCACCCGCAATTTTCGCTTTTTATTGATGAAGTAGCTAAATACGAAAAATTTCATTTACACATCGAAACCTCGGGAGCCAGCTGGCATAAAGTAGATTATCAAACTTTATTGGCTTTCCCGCGTGAGCGGCTTTCGCTGATTATTTGCCTAGATACCCTTGATGAAGGGCTTTACCGGCAATTACGCGGCGAGGGTTTTAACGAAGCTATGGCCTTTACCGCCCAAGCTTTAGCCGATTTTAAAGAGCAAGTTTACATTCAAACCATGCGGATAAAATTGCTGGAGGAGCAGCTAGAAAAATTTTACCGCCATTTTAACGGGCAAGAAGCGCGGGTGCTTATTCAAAAATATAATAGTTACTGCAAAGCTTTGCCCGAAGATTTAAACCTTGATATTGCCCCGCTGGAACGTAACGTGTGTTGGGCTTTAAAGCGCGAGCTTACTATTAGGTGCAACGGCCAAGTTTATCTTTGCAGCCAAGATATAAAAGACAGCGCTTTACTCGGTAACTTATTTAAACAAAAACCGGAGGATATTTGGGCTGCCGCCGAAAGCTATCGCTTAGCGCAATTAAAATTTAATTATTTACCTCTCTGTAAAAAATGTGATGAATACTACATCTTCAACTTTTAA
- the prdA gene encoding D-proline reductase (dithiol) proprotein PrdA translates to MTKEHAAKFSDKPAIVCCRTVKGTTIGPAELEDPAIFNDLEESGLITITADTLTVGEVLGAVLKKDIDALTSLTADLLDGVKVKAVAPAVASPAAVSNVASAVPAGGMFYFKADKADGIEISFPIGGGMVGSLPPVAGSAAEPISDEVVGTLVRQSFTVKEVKLGSKTEFSDGVLTIRKEAATDALKAHPLIKKVEVDVITPDKRHVHTETIMDVSPVACKVEGEIGYGITNTLDGVVFMLTGVDEDGTQIHEFGSSNGFLDETVFYGRPGCPDEGDIIVRVHCVLERLTGMERRGPMAAHAVCDHVIQEIRTVLKPYPAAKAAKTESFNVTKRHGRPRVLLVKEIMGQGAMHDNIILPMEPAGVLGGRPNVDLGNVPVVLNVNEVRDGAIHALCCIGPASKEMTRHYFRDPIVNLMADDEELNLVGVVFIGSPQVNDEKTFVSKRLGAMADAMNIDGAIVMTEGFGNNHVDFASHIEELGKRGIKTVGATFAAYQGQLVVGNDYMDAMVEMNKDAGGIESERLGENTMILTDAQRAVAMLKNKLAGVAIEGSDKKWSQALIDANQKAVDAAQR, encoded by the coding sequence ATGACCAAAGAACATGCGGCTAAGTTTAGCGATAAGCCTGCTATAGTGTGTTGCCGAACGGTAAAAGGCACGACCATCGGGCCGGCCGAGCTGGAAGACCCGGCTATTTTTAATGATTTAGAGGAGTCGGGGCTTATTACCATCACTGCCGATACCTTAACCGTAGGTGAGGTATTAGGCGCCGTCCTTAAAAAAGATATTGATGCCCTTACCAGCCTAACGGCCGATTTGCTTGATGGCGTTAAAGTTAAGGCAGTTGCCCCAGCAGTAGCAAGCCCGGCTGCGGTAAGTAATGTTGCCTCTGCTGTACCGGCCGGCGGAATGTTTTACTTTAAGGCCGATAAAGCCGATGGTATCGAAATTTCTTTCCCGATAGGCGGTGGAATGGTCGGCAGCTTACCTCCTGTAGCCGGTAGTGCGGCCGAACCCATCAGTGATGAAGTTGTAGGTACGCTGGTAAGGCAAAGCTTTACCGTAAAAGAGGTGAAGCTGGGCAGTAAAACCGAGTTTTCTGATGGGGTGCTTACCATCAGGAAAGAGGCCGCTACCGATGCCCTTAAAGCCCATCCGCTAATTAAAAAGGTAGAAGTTGATGTAATTACTCCCGATAAACGCCACGTGCACACCGAAACTATTATGGACGTGTCTCCTGTGGCTTGTAAGGTGGAGGGTGAAATTGGGTACGGTATTACCAACACTTTAGACGGTGTAGTTTTTATGCTAACCGGTGTTGATGAAGACGGCACGCAAATTCACGAATTTGGTTCGAGCAATGGTTTTTTAGATGAAACTGTTTTTTACGGCCGGCCCGGCTGCCCCGATGAAGGCGATATTATTGTTAGAGTACACTGTGTTTTAGAGCGTTTAACCGGTATGGAAAGGCGCGGCCCGATGGCGGCTCATGCCGTTTGCGACCACGTTATTCAGGAAATACGTACGGTGCTTAAACCTTATCCCGCCGCTAAAGCTGCCAAAACCGAAAGCTTTAATGTTACTAAGCGGCATGGCCGCCCTAGAGTGCTTTTGGTTAAAGAAATTATGGGGCAAGGCGCTATGCACGATAATATTATCTTACCGATGGAACCTGCCGGCGTGCTAGGCGGCCGTCCTAATGTCGATTTAGGTAACGTTCCGGTGGTTTTAAATGTAAATGAGGTGCGTGATGGCGCTATCCATGCCTTATGCTGTATCGGGCCGGCCTCTAAAGAAATGACACGGCATTACTTTAGGGACCCTATCGTTAATTTAATGGCCGATGATGAAGAACTAAACCTTGTGGGGGTAGTGTTTATTGGCAGCCCGCAGGTAAACGATGAAAAAACTTTTGTTTCTAAACGTTTAGGGGCGATGGCTGATGCCATGAATATTGATGGCGCTATCGTAATGACCGAAGGTTTTGGGAACAACCACGTCGACTTTGCCTCGCACATCGAAGAGCTGGGCAAACGCGGTATTAAAACTGTGGGCGCTACCTTTGCCGCTTATCAGGGTCAGCTGGTGGTAGGAAACGACTACATGGATGCGATGGTAGAGATGAACAAAGATGCCGGCGGTATCGAATCGGAACGTTTAGGTGAAAATACCATGATTTTAACCGATGCCCAGCGTGCTGTGGCTATGCTTAAAAACAAACTGGCCGGTGTGGCTATTGAAGGCTCGGACAAAAAATGGAGCCAAGCTCTGATTGATGCTAATCAAAAAGCAGTTGACGCTGCTCAACGTTAG
- the prdB gene encoding D-proline reductase (dithiol) protein PrdB, with amino-acid sequence MGNFKVTTTPGMRSEIFAPTTPPPVWAAVSKPLNKSRIGFATAGGIHLKTQTPFNAAGDFSFREIPGNAPANTLMVTHGGYDNSDVNKDVNAMLPVDRLNELAAAGFIGDVAPVLIGFMGGGGNVDKFINETGPQIAEIFKKEGTDLVLLTAGUGTCHRSAVIVQRAIEKAGIPTMLIAALPPVVKQQGAPRYVSPRVPMGANAGGPNDKEMQTNIIKDSLNALMEFDHFGQNKPLPYEYKHA; translated from the coding sequence ATGGGAAATTTTAAAGTTACGACCACTCCGGGTATGCGTTCGGAGATATTTGCGCCGACAACGCCTCCGCCGGTATGGGCGGCGGTAAGCAAGCCGCTTAACAAAAGCCGTATTGGTTTTGCTACGGCGGGCGGTATCCACCTAAAAACACAAACGCCCTTTAATGCGGCGGGCGATTTTAGCTTTAGGGAAATTCCCGGTAATGCCCCAGCCAATACGCTGATGGTTACGCACGGCGGCTACGATAACAGCGATGTTAATAAAGACGTTAACGCTATGTTACCGGTTGACCGTTTAAACGAGTTGGCTGCCGCCGGTTTTATTGGTGATGTAGCCCCTGTTCTGATTGGTTTTATGGGTGGCGGCGGTAACGTGGATAAATTTATTAACGAAACCGGGCCGCAAATAGCCGAAATCTTTAAAAAAGAGGGCACCGACCTTGTGTTGTTAACTGCCGGCTGAGGCACTTGTCATAGATCTGCCGTGATTGTGCAGAGGGCCATAGAAAAAGCAGGTATCCCGACGATGCTCATCGCCGCCCTGCCGCCTGTTGTTAAACAGCAGGGGGCTCCGCGTTATGTTTCTCCTCGCGTGCCGATGGGAGCAAATGCCGGTGGACCAAACGACAAAGAAATGCAAACCAATATTATAAAGGATTCTTTGAATGCTTTAATGGAGTTTGACCATTTTGGGCAAAATAAACCTTTGCCTTACGAATACAAACATGCTTAA
- a CDS encoding proline--tRNA ligase, with protein sequence MHFTKTFIPTLREVPADAVIASHRLMFRAGMIRKLANGLFAYLPLGLRSFRKVEQIIRDEQNAAGALEIKPPVLCPGDLWKESGRWDMMGDTLLRLKNRTGMEMIVSPTAEESFIALVRDELFSYRQLPLILYQINTKYRDELRPRYGVMRGREFVMKDAYSFDADAESLDKSYRAMGKAYRRTFNRCGLTTIIVKADSGAIGGDFSEEFMVESSIGDNSLILCKACDYAANVERALCKPDFEAPASIEEAVKHAAAVPSIEKFETPNVKTIDDLCAFFKTDDSKFIKTLIYKAVNVELDLSQAPGGKNLLKRKIAADLPEVYPEVFVAVAIRGNIEVNEVKLTSLLKASEVALADEKDVVRLTHAPLGFAGPIGLDIPVIADTTVTAMTDAVCGALAADMHYAHACYGRDFTPWLVADVRVVKAGNTCSKCGDELYEKKGNELGHIFKLDYKYSKPMNLHYSDENGKRQIPLMGCYGIGVDRTLASVIEEYNDDKGIVWPMSVAPYQVIIIPVVYEGALKQAADRLEAQLEAQGIEVLLDDRAERVGVKFNDADLIGIPYRVVISEKGLAETTPSVEVKRRGKDDVTLYPVDTVATVLVDKVKEELAALNG encoded by the coding sequence ATGCATTTTACAAAAACCTTTATCCCAACGCTGCGGGAAGTTCCGGCAGATGCGGTCATCGCCAGCCATCGTTTAATGTTTCGGGCCGGAATGATTAGAAAATTGGCAAACGGTCTTTTTGCATATCTCCCCTTAGGACTACGCTCCTTTAGAAAGGTAGAGCAAATTATTCGCGACGAGCAAAACGCCGCCGGTGCCCTCGAGATAAAACCACCCGTGCTTTGCCCCGGCGATTTATGGAAAGAATCGGGCCGCTGGGATATGATGGGCGATACCTTGCTGAGGCTTAAAAACCGCACCGGTATGGAAATGATTGTTTCGCCTACGGCAGAGGAGTCGTTTATCGCCCTCGTGCGGGACGAGTTATTTAGTTATCGTCAGCTTCCCCTTATATTGTACCAAATTAACACCAAGTACCGTGATGAACTGCGCCCACGTTACGGCGTTATGCGCGGCCGTGAGTTTGTGATGAAAGATGCTTACTCTTTTGATGCCGATGCCGAAAGTTTAGATAAATCGTACCGTGCGATGGGTAAGGCTTATCGCCGCACCTTTAACCGCTGCGGCCTTACCACCATTATTGTTAAGGCCGATTCGGGAGCGATTGGCGGCGATTTTTCCGAAGAGTTTATGGTGGAAAGTTCTATTGGTGATAACTCGCTTATTCTTTGTAAAGCTTGCGATTACGCCGCTAACGTAGAACGTGCCCTTTGTAAGCCCGATTTTGAAGCCCCTGCCTCCATTGAAGAAGCTGTAAAGCATGCAGCGGCTGTTCCTTCAATCGAAAAATTTGAAACGCCCAATGTTAAAACCATCGATGACCTATGCGCTTTCTTTAAAACCGATGACTCAAAATTTATCAAAACCCTTATTTATAAGGCCGTTAATGTCGAGCTTGACCTCTCTCAGGCACCGGGCGGTAAAAACTTGCTAAAACGTAAAATAGCAGCCGATTTACCCGAAGTTTACCCTGAGGTTTTTGTGGCGGTAGCTATTCGCGGGAACATTGAAGTAAACGAAGTAAAATTAACCAGCCTCTTAAAGGCCTCTGAAGTGGCCCTTGCCGATGAAAAAGATGTGGTACGGCTTACTCATGCCCCGCTCGGTTTTGCCGGACCTATAGGGTTAGATATTCCTGTTATTGCCGACACTACCGTTACGGCGATGACCGATGCCGTTTGCGGTGCGCTGGCCGCCGATATGCATTATGCCCACGCCTGTTACGGCCGCGATTTTACCCCTTGGCTGGTTGCCGATGTGCGGGTGGTAAAGGCGGGCAATACCTGCTCTAAGTGCGGCGATGAACTTTATGAGAAAAAAGGCAACGAGCTTGGCCATATCTTTAAGCTTGACTATAAATACTCTAAACCGATGAACCTTCATTATTCCGATGAAAACGGCAAAAGGCAAATCCCTCTTATGGGCTGCTACGGTATCGGCGTTGACCGCACATTGGCCTCAGTCATTGAAGAATATAACGATGATAAAGGTATAGTATGGCCAATGAGCGTGGCTCCTTATCAGGTAATTATTATCCCTGTTGTTTATGAAGGGGCTTTAAAGCAGGCAGCCGACCGGCTGGAAGCGCAGCTAGAGGCGCAAGGAATTGAGGTGTTACTTGATGACCGCGCCGAACGTGTGGGGGTAAAATTTAACGATGCCGATTTAATTGGCATCCCCTACCGGGTGGTTATCAGCGAAAAAGGGCTGGCAGAGACTACTCCTAGTGTGGAAGTAAAACGGCGTGGGAAAGACGACGTTACGCTTTACCCAGTAGATACTGTAGCAACGGTTTTGGTGGATAAAGTTAAAGAAGAACTGGCAGCTTTAAACGGTTAA